A genomic window from Motacilla alba alba isolate MOTALB_02 chromosome 2, Motacilla_alba_V1.0_pri, whole genome shotgun sequence includes:
- the LOC119696976 gene encoding predicted GPI-anchored protein 58 gives MRPAQGSTPWTPLPDPPQLCRAVEPGVPLTHLPPLRAVTGLAPAPIRPKGNTTEVFAQLQQAEPQPWAPVPARPLLPPLTHRLPGRSGAPAPQPSPAPLRAAAAPAAPLRPHSARAPDLPAEALPGARRRHSRRAAAGGAGALSRRLGAAPVPLLPVEYLSREPRRFPALLNPVRVGGHISQHAGS, from the coding sequence ATGAGGCCGGCTCAGGGCAGCACCCCTTGGACACCGCTCCCTGACCCACCGCAGCTTTGCCGGGCGGTGGAACCGGGGGTGCCCCTCACGCACCTCCCTCCCCTCAGAGCGGTCACTGGACTCGCCCCTGCCCCGATCCGTCCCAAGGGGAACACGACAGAGGTTTTTGCCCAGCTTCAGCAGGCAGAACCGCAGCCCTGGGCGCCGGTACCCGCCCGACCGCTCCTCCCTCCGCTGACCCACCGGCTGCCGGGGCGAAGCGgtgccccggccccgcagccttccccggccccgctccgcgctGCAGCCGCTCCGGCCGCGCCGCTCCGGCCGCACTCAGCCCGTGCCCCGGATCTGCCGGCGGAAGCGCTTCCCGGTGCCCGGCGCCGTCACAgccggcgggcggcggcaggcggggccggggctctgTCGCGCCGGCTTGGGGCCGCCCCTGTACCGCTGCTCCCCGTCGAATATCTCTCTCGGGAGCCGAGGCGTTTTCCTGCCTTGCTGAATCCAGTGCGAGTTGGCGGGCACATCAGCCAGCATGCGGGCTCTTGA